Sequence from the Candoia aspera isolate rCanAsp1 chromosome 7, rCanAsp1.hap2, whole genome shotgun sequence genome:
GTGCATTATCTGAGGTCTCCTCAAATCCTTTTGTGGCTGTTTGCACAATTCCAGGATTTAAATTGCAAATAGTGATGAATTATTTGTATGCAGCTTACATGGCATTCAGCCAAATGGTGGAAACCATTTGGCAAAAACATTAGCTTAAAACATGATAAACACTTTAATGAAAATCAGGCTTTGGCCTGAAATTGgcaaaacatttgttttaaaagatagAATGGAAAACTTACTGCAATTCTAAAGTACATTTCATGTGTGGCGAGGGAGAGAAGTAAAATCCACAATGTTAtcctttctgttctttcttcagcTCGGCTTTGCAGTTGGCAATGTAGTTGGAATGTATTTGGCCCAGAACTATGATGTAAGTATTTTTGCTGCTTTCAAACGTATGTCAAAGCTTGGAATTTGTGAGGATTGGAGAGCCTGTCAACCACCAAATGGTGGTGGACGCCAATTCCCATTTGTTCTAGAATGCAGTGGTCAAAGGTGTCAAGGATGTTGACTTGCAATATCTGAAAGATGATTGATTCCCTATTCTTGTTCTATGAACCACAATCCAGCAGTCTTGATTTGTGTAATAAAGAAGGTCCAGATCAGTTTTACATACCTTCATCCATACCttcatttcattctgtttctaCATTGATCTGTGCTCTCTTACATTAATCTTCATGAAAGTATCTGTGATATACTTCGCAGTCATATTTtatgattgtaaaccacccagagtcacttgttgggatgggtggctatagaacccaaatcaaatcaagaaataaatattttgatactTTTCCGTTGAAACCTGCATTACAAGTTTtagaatttttgttttttcttagtgTTTGTCCCACAAGGTACCAAAGTTTGCCTGTTTTTGCACTGCAACTAGTTCCTACAGCAAAGCTTATCAATGCATGATTCAACCAGGGGTTTCATTTATCAGCTGAGTTGTCGCAGAACGTGAGGCTGATTAGGGCTCAAGATCACCCAGGggacttccatgcctaaggatggactagaacttgggtctccctgttcctagtccagcactttcacTCCTACATCACAATGTCTCTCTCACCTGCATTGCAACTTTCAGAATAATATGTAAAATCAAGGATATACCAACAATGGAATAGGTAGAATGTCCTAATCGTCCTTCTCTTGCTCATCAAATATCTTTAAACATTTCAGACCAAAGactcatatttaatttaaaattataacaTGAGACCCATACGTCGTCATATGCTGAAAACAAACAGGTGGCTTTTTTCcctctgggaatttttttttttttttggtttctagAATGAAAATGGTTATATATCTTCTCTTTctggctagttttttttttttggaaaatgctACGCTATACTGGctgagacaaaagaaaaaaaatggaatatatatgCCTAAGTATGGAAGATTTAGTTGTTTTATCAAGATACTTTATTTGTATATCTTTGTTGATGAAATCTGGGGACATTGTTGACTGTTTACTCCTGTGCTGGTGACATACCCTAGAACTGCCTTTCCTGACTTTGGATCTCCCAGATACGTTGTATGACAATTCAGAGAATACTTAGCCAGCATACTGAAAGATGGGAGACCCATGTTGAGAAAAGCTGTTCTAGAACATCTGTACTGTAAATCCAGGTGGGATAGGATGTTGCCTTGTATCTGTTCAAGAAGGTTTAAGGGAATTAGTTTTCCTGGGTGAAAGCTTCATTCTAAGAAAGCAAATACTCAGCAGTGGGATTGGAAATACGGGCAGATTGTCAGATGTGTTGAGTTCATCCAGTTTCCACTGCACATCTACACTGATGGCATTATCACTGTGGATTTCTTTTTGTCTGTATTTGCTCATTTACTGTATATGCCTCTTACTCCCAACATTTTTGGGTGATTTACAAAAATTATAGGTAATATAGCATAAACATTATCATCATGAAACACTAAAAAGCCTGTGTGAAAAGATGTGTTTTGAGTCCCCTTCAGTTGGTAATAGAGGTGGTGCCTCCTTCAACCCTAGTAATAATTTGTTCGACAATAAAAACCCTGCCACGGAAGAACTAATCGTCTGTGTGAAATATATCTGTAGTCAGACGTGCAAAGGCACTAGAGTATAGTGCAAAGCAGATTGTAGAAAAAGAGATATTCCTGCACATATATTGGACCCAGAAATTACCTTGAACTGACTCTCTAAACTTCAGAGGTtcttatatgcttttatatgttttataggTTCCAAACATTGCAAAGAAGATTGAAGACATCAAGAGAGATGTGGAAGCTAAAAAGAAGCCTCCAAGTGATAAATGACGCTGATTTGGGCATCCCTCTATTTAACACAGATGGTGTACTTTAACCATTCAGCCACAGGTGTCAACCTTTTAATGAATGGCTTTAATGAATTCTCCCAGGTCTGGTCTCAGAAGCCCTTAACAGCCCTCAGGCTTAGTGTTACTATATCCATGTGGCCTCGTAGCACTTTCAGGTTATTTgacttttttaataaaaaaatcccATATATTATAAGGTGTACAAATTGGACTTTAGTGCTTAATGTAGTGATtcagtaatattttatatttagtataaaTGGGATCCGATACCCCATTAATTATTCCAATCTGAAAAAACAACCCTACAAATAGTGGTACCTATTTGTAAGGCACTAAATCTCTGATAAAAATGCCCATCTTGTTGCCTGAAATAAGagctttctgttttattattGGGGATTTGTGCAGCCTGTATAGTCAGCTATTGTATCTCATGTAAATTGAATGTGAAAGGTTGAGCAGGTCAGAGGGGTATGAAACCCAATATGTTTCATCCATTGTTTTTGACATTgtgaaatctaaaaaaaaaattggaaaaacttATTCAATAATGAATTGCCCCAATGTATCAACAGTACACTCATCTTCTAATTCTTAGTAGATAAGTTGGTATTTTAGTTTACAATATTTCTAGGGATTTGCCATTCTGGTGTAACTAAGAATTGATGGAGTCCTGCACTTGCATTCTGAGGATGAAAACTTGAATCAACCTATGCAAAGTTACTGGCTTGTATTTTTATCATCTTGTATCCATTGTAGCGCTTTCCTGAAACAAAGCAAGATGCATTTATCTAAAGATAATAGGAAACCTCATTCTTcattagaaatatttaaagagaGGCTGGACAACCGTTGCAGATATTGCATTGCCTACATAAGGGTAAGCATACCTATTGTATGCCCCCTCTAAACATGTTTGTATCCTGTGCTATTCTGACTGATCACTCTACTAAATTTTGTTAACTGAAGTGGTAAAAAATAGCAGTACAAAACAGGCTTAACATGGCTTCAAAACAATATGTCCCAGATCCAAGCCTCCTGCTCCACTGAAACCCTTCCTTACCACAAATATTGAAGTTCAAGATTTGGCTTCCTAAGGTCTGCCCATGTCTGAACTAGATGATATCCAAGGTTTCCCATAGCTCGGTGAAGAATAGCACTGGATGGGTTACagagatttgatttcatttgttcTCTTGTGCCTTCTTCCCCACCATTTCTGAGAAGACTCTCATTAGCTACAAGGCAGGGTACAAATGGGATAAAATTTGCCTCATTTATTTCATTGAGTAGAAGATTACATGTGCTCAAGTCCTATCTAGAATCTCTTGATATAGTCTCTTACATTCAGTCCAGAACTATCACAACCCTTGTTGGGTTGTTATATGGCTTGACATCAAATAACGAACCAGACAATAAACGTGTGGCCAGATTAACTTGGAACCTAGAATTCTAGTTCCATGTCAGATGCTAAACATATTGCCTATATATTTACATGGGAATTTCTTCATTTATTAAACAGCAAGTTGTGGTATTCATAGATCTGGGACTATAACAGTGTTCCTGTACTATGTTGAGTACAGCTTTATGGATTACCATGGTTTATATATCCAAAAAAGTGTATAATAATGAGTAAATACTAAATGATTGTGAGACATTTCAGCCTTTAAAAGGTGTCCGATTCACAGTGACTTAATTGAGAACCTT
This genomic interval carries:
- the STMP1 gene encoding short transmembrane mitochondrial protein 1; translated protein: MLSFLFFLQLGFAVGNVVGMYLAQNYDVPNIAKKIEDIKRDVEAKKKPPSDK